In Telopea speciosissima isolate NSW1024214 ecotype Mountain lineage unplaced genomic scaffold, Tspe_v1 Tspe_v1.0584, whole genome shotgun sequence, the genomic window AGGAATTTACGGCTTTTTTTCAAGTTGCAGCAATTCTGAGAAGTCAGTTATTCAACGTATTATTACAGATACTCAAGGTGCATTCTCAAATTGCCCCAAGGTGTGTATGGACAGCATGTGGAACCGGTCCTTTTTTTCGTGATTGGGGTATTAATGTTTCTTTGGTTCACCCAAAGTTGAGTTATCATGTCTGCTCGCCTCCTCCCCCTTGGTTGGGTTGCCATCAACTGTGATGGATCGGTTAAGCAAGATCGTGGGGGTCGGGTTATGGGTGCAATTGGGCGGGATCAGTTAGGGAACCCTTTGTTTGCTATTGCTGGTGGTGCGAGTGAGGTTAGCATCGTCCATATGGAACTGCAAGCCACTAAAATAGGTCTTTTAAAGGCCAACAGCTCCAATCTTTCTCGGGTGCAGGTGCGATCAGACTCCATGCTGGCCATTAAGATGATTGTGGGTACCTTTGCTTTGTCATGGGAAGTTAGGTGGCTGATAGAGGACATCAGAATATTGCGCGACTCTTTTGTTAGTTGTTCGTTTGCTCATCAGGTTCGTGAGGCAAATTCGTGCGCAGATTACTTAGCAGGCTTGGTGGACACTTATGttgagttttctttttctatggACTCTCTCCCTTCTGCACTTTCTGTTATGATACAGAATGATGCTCGGGGAAAGAAGTATCCCAGATTGTAATCAGTTTATTTCAGTAATATAATATAAGTtccttttataaaataaaaaaaaaattttggttgatCCCAGCAAACCAAGTTGGACCGGAACGGTCGCTAACTGAAACCGATCAAACCCACCAGGGTTTTGTTttgaagagaagggaaaatcgTTCGAGAAACCagctcgtcttcttcctctcaggCTCATGGaaacctctcttcttcctctcacgcATCTGGTTCTGATTTGAGTAGCAGAAATTGAAAGTTTTATTCCTCTCACGCATTTGGTTCCATTTgagtagaagaaaaaaaggggattTTGAAGCCTTCCTCTCCAATGGCCGTTGTCTGCAAATCGTAATTTTTCAAGAACATTTATCAACTTCTCCAATTCAAGAAACACTATTTTCAAAGCTTGATTCCATTATTCTCATGGattcacatcctctacttccatcctacttccatgcATTCAGGGAGCGACACCATTACTGACAACCATCCAACGGTTGTTAgtccaaaatttcaaattaaagtgGAATGGGTTTTGAACcacattaaacccaaaaataaccccgaccgacccaaatgacccaaaatCAAGCCCAACCCATTAGGCTATTACACGCAAGTGATAAGGTTTCAAAACGATTTGAATCCCAAATTTCCCAAAATCTcgaccttcttcttccctcgctctcttcttcttcttccacaaaTCTGCTTGAACCACACCGGAAATGGGTGACAATGCAGCGTTCATCTGAGCCGCGGCAACCATCAAGGAGAAAAAGTGAAACCCTACTTCGCAATCCACCCTTCTGCCTACAAAACCCTGCTCTGCAACCATCGTTGCCAAGAAGGAAGCAATCGGTTTCTGCAACAAAGTGGAAACCTCCGTCGATCTGAACCCACCGAAAATGGGTGACATTGCAGTGTCGAACTGAGTCGCGGAAACCAgcgtggaaaaaaaaaaaatctaaacccaaacccagccCATTTCACTTTCACCTACCTTCTTCATCCCTCGCTCTCTTCTTCCACCAATCTGCCGGAACCACACCATTGACATCCAACCCTGGGCACTACTTCCAAAGTTTATGAGAATTCCACCAACACTGAGTCCATTGAACTCGGAAAATGTATAGCTAACAAACATAATGGCTTGGTAAAGGACAGCATTATCAGCCTagtagatggaagggtaaagcAAGACATCACAATCAGGTTGCAGCACGTCGAGTGTGGAGTGTTAGAGATTGAGCTTGAATGTGTTCCTCTTAGTCAATGTGGCCAGGTTTATTATTATGTAACGGAAGTCAAGTACACTAACAGTTGTTTCTAGGGAAAATTTCATatccctcccctgtactttgccctaattacacgttctTCCCCTTGGTTTTTCCACCTTATattttgaccccttatggcTGACGGTGTTAAGGGTGCTGTTAGTTAatggtttgaaaagacaatattacccttgttctaaaacaccacaagtagaattacaatgatacccttttcatcatcttcaaccttaaaacacccattactttcctcctccacagccaccaccactgccgccacctcctcctccaccgtcaaagaaggaaacagaaTCAGTTGTAAAAGACGCCGATCGTTCCGACTTCCGACGGGTTGATGATCTCTAATTTC contains:
- the LOC122648212 gene encoding uncharacterized protein LOC122648212 is translated as MSARLLPLGWVAINCDGSVKQDRGGRVMGAIGRDQLGNPLFAIAGGASEVSIVHMELQATKIGLLKANSSNLSRVQVRSDSMLAIKMIVGTFALSWEVRWLIEDIRILRDSFVSCSFAHQVREANSCADYLAGLVDTYVEFSFSMDSLPSALSVMIQNDARGKKYPRL